In Allocoprobacillus halotolerans, a genomic segment contains:
- a CDS encoding C40 family peptidase, with product MKKEEQMRERLYVMQTTYNSNWVIDFLFGSDDFSTFFSRLSSVNDITAYEKDLVYELTQQKENLDTQQKSLETARENLKSQKKSQETLQEKYLELKAAQQEKIKESQQESKEVSAAQKKIDAALSELISRAPSGGGGGGSYVPGDSSVGNAIAQKALTRRGCRYWWGANGPNYFDCSGLVYWAHNQAGVSLGRTTAAGYAGSGKSISRSQLQPGDVITFSYGSGVAHIGIYIGGGSFVHASGQGSGTVGQYADQCVKTAPLSGYWERYVYNYRRLY from the coding sequence TTGAAAAAAGAAGAACAAATGAGAGAACGTTTGTATGTTATGCAAACGACATATAATTCTAATTGGGTTATTGATTTCTTATTTGGTTCTGATGATTTTTCAACTTTCTTCTCTCGTTTAAGTAGTGTTAATGATATTACTGCTTATGAAAAAGATTTAGTTTATGAATTAACGCAACAAAAAGAAAATTTGGATACACAACAGAAATCTTTAGAAACAGCGAGAGAAAATTTAAAATCACAAAAGAAATCTCAAGAAACATTACAAGAAAAATATTTAGAATTAAAAGCTGCTCAACAAGAAAAAATTAAAGAAAGTCAGCAAGAATCAAAAGAAGTATCTGCAGCCCAAAAGAAAATAGATGCTGCTTTATCTGAATTAATCTCTCGTGCACCTAGTGGTGGTGGCGGTGGTGGATCATACGTACCTGGTGATTCATCTGTTGGAAATGCGATTGCTCAAAAAGCTCTCACAAGAAGAGGTTGTCGTTACTGGTGGGGAGCAAATGGTCCTAATTACTTTGATTGTTCTGGTTTAGTTTACTGGGCACATAATCAAGCTGGTGTAAGTTTAGGTAGAACAACTGCTGCTGGATATGCAGGTAGTGGCAAATCTATTTCTCGTTCTCAATTACAACCAGGTGATGTCATTACATTTAGTTATGGTAGTGGTGTTGCTCATATAGGTATCTATATCGGTGGTGGAAGTTTTGTTCATGCATCAGGTCAAGGTTCAGGTACAGTTGGACAATATGCTGATCAATGTGTAAAAACTGCTCCATTATCTGGATATTGGGAAAGATATGTTTATAATTATAGAAGATTATATTAA
- a CDS encoding GH25 family lysozyme, whose amino-acid sequence MVKEGIDVSYYQGEINWELVKEHIDFAILRCGYGQDVPGQDDPTFKRNADECTRLGIPFGVYLYSYATDERAALSEARHIMRLVKDYKMEYPVYLDLEDPSIARLTNDQIERNARVWADELARNNYFPGFYASYYWWTTKLTGPTFKRYTRWVARYAEELGAEGFDMWQYTDNGFVEGINAPVDRNYAFRDFPTEIRKGGYNNFNTETTPEPETPQRNYQIGDHVTFDYVFISSQSSVPLVPYMNHGTITRVVQDARNPYLIGNGLGWVNDASITGTLRYLSHPTYRGDSLVDALDQIGVDSSFASRKELAIKNGIENYTGSARQNLELLRLLQEGRLKS is encoded by the coding sequence ATGGTTAAAGAAGGTATTGATGTTTCATATTATCAAGGTGAAATCAATTGGGAATTAGTGAAAGAGCATATTGATTTTGCAATATTACGTTGTGGCTATGGCCAAGACGTGCCAGGGCAAGATGATCCAACTTTTAAACGTAACGCGGATGAATGTACAAGATTAGGTATTCCTTTTGGTGTCTATCTATATTCTTATGCAACGGATGAACGTGCTGCTTTATCAGAAGCAAGGCATATTATGAGACTTGTCAAAGATTATAAAATGGAATATCCGGTTTATTTAGATTTAGAAGATCCAAGTATTGCCAGATTAACAAATGATCAAATAGAAAGAAATGCTAGAGTCTGGGCAGATGAACTTGCTAGAAATAATTATTTTCCTGGGTTCTATGCTTCTTATTATTGGTGGACAACAAAATTGACAGGTCCAACATTTAAAAGATATACAAGATGGGTTGCTCGTTATGCTGAAGAATTAGGGGCAGAAGGCTTTGATATGTGGCAATATACAGACAATGGTTTTGTCGAAGGTATTAATGCACCAGTAGATAGAAACTATGCCTTTAGAGATTTCCCAACTGAGATTAGGAAAGGTGGATACAATAATTTCAATACTGAAACAACACCTGAACCAGAAACACCACAACGAAATTATCAAATTGGTGATCATGTAACATTTGATTACGTATTTATCTCATCCCAAAGTAGTGTACCTTTGGTTCCTTATATGAATCATGGCACAATCACAAGAGTTGTTCAAGATGCCAGAAATCCATATTTGATAGGAAATGGCTTAGGTTGGGTTAATGATGCCAGTATTACTGGAACGTTAAGATATTTATCGCATCCAACATATCGTGGTGATTCATTAGTAGATGCACTAGACCAAATTGGCGTTGATTCCTCTTTTGCATCACGAAAAGAACTAGCAATTAAAAATGGTATTGAAAATTATACAGGAAGTGCCAGACAAAATTTAGAGTTATTAAGGCTCCTTCAAGAAGGTCGCTTAAAAAGTTAA
- a CDS encoding YitT family protein — protein MVYAKTRNEKEWKKHITSLLCVVVASIIMSINIKSFVRAGDLIPGGFTGLSLLTQRSLNVFLHIDVPYSIINITLNALPAFIGFKMIGKKFTSYSVLMIVLNSFLVDLIPITPITYDPLLVSVFGGILNGVAIVIALSGRASSGGTDFIAVYLSNKLRKPSWNFVFGINTVILTVGGFLFGFEATMYSIIFQFVSTQVIERLHRRDHKVTLLIITKEGETIGQELLEYTHHGVTQFEGQGCYLKENKTMLYTVVGADEVKDVVHLIKKLDPKVFINAINSEGVTGRFYQEPIE, from the coding sequence ATGGTTTATGCCAAAACAAGAAATGAAAAAGAATGGAAAAAACATATCACTTCACTTTTGTGTGTGGTCGTAGCTTCCATTATTATGTCTATTAATATTAAATCATTTGTTAGAGCTGGTGATTTAATACCAGGAGGATTTACAGGTTTATCATTATTAACACAAAGATCATTAAATGTTTTTTTACATATTGATGTACCCTATTCTATTATCAATATTACATTAAATGCTTTACCAGCATTTATTGGATTTAAAATGATTGGTAAGAAGTTTACAAGTTATTCTGTCTTAATGATTGTTTTAAATTCTTTTCTAGTTGATTTAATACCAATAACACCTATTACTTATGACCCATTATTAGTTTCTGTTTTTGGTGGTATCTTAAATGGTGTTGCAATAGTCATTGCATTATCAGGAAGAGCATCTAGTGGAGGTACTGATTTTATTGCTGTGTATTTATCAAATAAATTAAGGAAACCATCATGGAATTTTGTATTTGGAATTAATACAGTGATTTTAACTGTTGGTGGATTCTTATTTGGATTTGAAGCAACTATGTATTCCATTATTTTTCAATTTGTTTCTACACAAGTGATAGAAAGATTACATCGTCGTGATCATAAAGTTACTTTATTGATTATTACAAAAGAAGGAGAAACAATTGGTCAAGAATTGTTAGAATATACTCATCATGGTGTGACTCAATTTGAAGGACAAGGATGTTATTTAAAAGAAAATAAAACAATGTTATATACTGTTGTTGGGGCTGATGAAGTCAAAGATGTTGTACACTTAATCAAGAAATTAGATCCAAAAGTTTTTATTAATGCGATTAATTCTGAAGGTGTGACAGGGAGATTTTATCAAGAACCTATTGAATAA
- a CDS encoding ferritin-like domain-containing protein: MKYRIDKPYPLIEKLQPNPRYASMMLSHLGGLYSEMNAVSLYFYNHIILKDSWLELSEAMEQISIVEMRHLDIFAQLAYQLGADPRLWDCQNGYLEYWSPGYNVYPSHLQSLLENAMIQEQQTIDIYQKEINCIHNHTIQQILYRIIEDEQLHLEIFEYFLNEYQYKKRL; the protein is encoded by the coding sequence ATGAAATATAGAATTGATAAGCCTTATCCACTAATTGAAAAGTTACAACCTAATCCTCGATATGCCTCAATGATGTTATCTCATTTAGGTGGTTTATATTCTGAAATGAATGCTGTTAGCCTTTATTTTTATAATCATATTATTTTAAAAGATTCATGGCTTGAATTATCTGAGGCTATGGAACAAATCAGTATTGTTGAAATGCGACATTTAGATATTTTTGCTCAATTAGCCTATCAGCTTGGTGCTGATCCTCGTCTATGGGATTGTCAAAATGGTTATCTTGAATACTGGTCACCTGGTTATAATGTTTATCCCAGCCATTTACAATCGTTATTGGAAAATGCAATGATACAAGAACAACAAACAATAGATATTTATCAAAAAGAAATCAATTGTATACACAATCATACAATTCAACAAATTCTTTATCGTATTATTGAAGATGAACAATTACATCTTGAAATCTTTGAATACTTCTTAAATGAATATCAATACAAGAAAAGGCTTTAA
- a CDS encoding GNAT family N-acetyltransferase, which translates to MEIRKSCLDDVNHIMTLIHQAQQYFKENGIDQWQDGYPQANDIIQDIHQGKSYIIEDTKVIGTMYFAVEDDPTYHVIDGAWKTSQQPYAVIHRIVVDENYKGQNMAHQLLMFAIKECQNNHIQSIRIDTHKDNLSMQRFLLKHGFVACGQITLLSGAKRIGFEKILE; encoded by the coding sequence ATGGAAATAAGAAAATCATGTCTTGATGATGTGAATCATATTATGACACTTATTCATCAAGCTCAACAGTATTTTAAAGAAAACGGTATTGATCAGTGGCAAGATGGTTATCCTCAAGCTAATGATATTATTCAGGATATTCATCAAGGAAAAAGTTATATTATAGAAGATACAAAAGTGATTGGAACAATGTACTTTGCTGTGGAGGACGATCCAACTTATCATGTCATTGATGGTGCATGGAAAACAAGCCAACAACCCTATGCAGTTATTCATCGTATTGTTGTGGATGAAAATTATAAAGGGCAAAATATGGCTCATCAATTACTGATGTTTGCTATCAAAGAATGTCAAAACAATCATATTCAAAGCATTCGTATTGATACCCATAAAGATAATTTATCTATGCAACGCTTTTTATTAAAACATGGATTTGTTGCTTGTGGTCAAATTACATTATTAAGTGGAGCAAAGCGTATTGGATTTGAAAAAATATTAGAATAA
- a CDS encoding GNAT family N-acetyltransferase: MIIELKTLDDIDPCQLAYHANEQSIGTYLRNSFPYPYTLDHAMSFITHSLEHHGLDFGIVVDGICVGCIGGTLHNDIYVHNCELGYWLNPAYTNRGIMQQAVKLFCSYVFENYQIHKIYGEVFVENQASCHVLESNHFVKEGYLCEHAYKNFQYHDVIIYSLRSTQWK, encoded by the coding sequence ATGATTATTGAATTAAAAACTTTAGATGATATTGATCCATGCCAGCTGGCATATCATGCTAATGAACAAAGTATAGGAACTTATCTGAGAAATTCATTTCCCTATCCTTATACGCTTGATCATGCCATGTCATTTATAACTCATTCTTTAGAACATCATGGTTTAGATTTTGGTATTGTCGTAGATGGAATCTGTGTTGGATGTATTGGTGGAACTTTACACAATGATATTTATGTTCATAACTGTGAACTTGGCTATTGGTTGAATCCTGCTTATACCAACCGTGGCATTATGCAACAAGCTGTTAAACTTTTTTGTAGCTATGTTTTTGAAAATTATCAAATTCATAAAATATACGGAGAAGTCTTTGTGGAAAATCAGGCATCTTGTCATGTTCTTGAGTCTAATCATTTTGTCAAAGAAGGTTATTTATGTGAACATGCCTATAAAAATTTTCAATATCATGATGTCATTATTTATAGTTTAAGGAGTACACAATGGAAATAA
- a CDS encoding aldo/keto reductase → MYGGGKSETIFGEVLKKHPEYREKMIIQTKCGIVSGKRYDFSKEHILQSVHDSLERLQTEYIDILLLHRPDALCDPKEVAEAFDELYESGKVKYFGVSNHTPLQIELLQKYTKHPLIINQLQLSIVHSVMIDSGMNMNMKESWAQDKDGGVLDYCRLHDITIQPWSVVQASWAEGCFIDHPQYEKLNQVMKELADEYHVTKSAIAIAWLLRHPACMQPIMGTTSPVHLKEMVQACDVHLTRQQWYDLYLASDKPLP, encoded by the coding sequence ATTTATGGTGGTGGAAAATCAGAAACCATATTTGGTGAAGTATTAAAGAAACATCCTGAATATCGTGAAAAGATGATTATTCAAACAAAATGTGGTATAGTGTCAGGAAAACGTTATGATTTTTCTAAAGAACATATCTTACAAAGTGTACATGACTCATTAGAAAGATTACAAACTGAATATATTGATATTTTATTATTGCATCGTCCTGATGCTTTATGTGATCCAAAAGAAGTTGCTGAAGCCTTTGATGAATTATATGAAAGTGGAAAAGTCAAATATTTTGGTGTTTCTAATCATACACCTTTACAAATAGAACTTTTACAAAAATATACAAAACATCCTCTCATTATTAATCAATTACAATTGTCCATTGTTCATTCCGTTATGATTGATTCAGGAATGAACATGAATATGAAAGAATCATGGGCTCAAGATAAAGATGGTGGTGTTTTAGATTATTGTCGTTTACATGATATAACAATTCAGCCTTGGAGTGTTGTGCAGGCATCTTGGGCAGAAGGATGTTTTATTGATCATCCTCAATATGAAAAACTAAACCAAGTCATGAAAGAACTTGCTGATGAATATCATGTGACAAAGAGCGCTATTGCGATTGCTTGGTTACTTCGCCATCCAGCCTGCATGCAACCAATTATGGGGACAACTTCTCCTGTTCACTTAAAAGAAATGGTACAGGCTTGTGATGTTCATTTGACACGCCAACAATGGTATGATCTCTACCTTGCCAGTGATAAGCCTCTTCCATAG
- a CDS encoding DUF1146 domain-containing protein: MVYHIVNIAVYIISIALAMIGLSCFRFDQYVRKGKEREFHIFFIVTSIALGYLFASFILDFGSLSFQF, from the coding sequence ATGGTTTATCATATTGTAAATATTGCTGTATATATTATTTCTATTGCTCTAGCAATGATTGGTTTAAGTTGTTTTCGTTTTGATCAGTATGTGAGAAAAGGTAAAGAAAGAGAATTTCATATTTTCTTTATTGTCACATCAATAGCTTTAGGATATTTATTTGCATCTTTTATATTAGATTTTGGAAGTTTAAGTTTTCAGTTCTAA
- a CDS encoding SpoIID/LytB domain-containing protein yields the protein MTYISMMRKIYVKLLFICSLIFIIGCFHYQDALTWLDSYYHVQQQEKEVQVQMSDKVVSIPLEEYLVGVIAGEMPVSFEKEALKAQAVASRTFVLSRHLKVDNTTNSQVYLDDQQMKKNWGKQYEQNKKKVEEAIQETKGEVMTYQGEYISALFFSSCNGKTVNSEDYFTGEVAYLKAVDSHWDTSVDPKNTRKKLLRRNN from the coding sequence TTGACATATATATCAATGATGAGAAAAATATATGTAAAACTTCTTTTTATATGCTCACTTATATTTATTATAGGTTGTTTCCATTATCAGGATGCATTAACTTGGCTAGACTCTTATTATCATGTTCAACAACAAGAGAAAGAAGTACAAGTTCAAATGTCTGATAAGGTCGTTTCAATTCCACTTGAAGAATATCTTGTTGGCGTTATTGCTGGGGAAATGCCAGTTAGTTTTGAAAAGGAGGCACTTAAGGCACAGGCAGTCGCAAGTCGTACATTTGTTTTATCAAGACATTTAAAAGTGGATAATACAACCAATTCACAAGTGTATTTGGATGATCAACAAATGAAAAAGAATTGGGGAAAGCAATATGAACAAAATAAAAAGAAAGTAGAAGAAGCTATCCAAGAAACAAAAGGGGAAGTGATGACTTATCAGGGTGAATATATTTCAGCATTGTTTTTTTCAAGCTGTAATGGTAAGACTGTTAATAGTGAAGATTATTTTACAGGAGAAGTGGCTTATTTAAAAGCAGTAGATAGCCATTGGGATACAAGTGTTGATCCAAAAAATACCAGAAAAAAACTTTTACGAAGGAACAATTAG
- a CDS encoding M23 family metallopeptidase yields MKKRSFHYKKVLGISLALALFLGGIGVVQNILDERTKNFEDETVVKVDENKKQETKTEEKKIETLKSPVKDGIGIVRYFYDKDDDSSKQEQSLILFEEVYRPNQGVDYANKNETFDVMAAISGTVTKKTNDPVLGWVVTITNSDKISTTYESLSKVSVELNQEVKQGDVIGQSGENVYEADLKNHLHFILQKEDQLYNPEKFIGQTLDMIK; encoded by the coding sequence ATGAAGAAAAGATCTTTTCATTATAAGAAAGTATTAGGAATCTCACTAGCTTTGGCTTTATTTTTAGGTGGTATTGGAGTTGTACAAAATATCTTAGATGAACGTACAAAGAATTTTGAAGATGAAACTGTTGTTAAAGTAGATGAAAACAAGAAACAAGAAACAAAAACAGAAGAAAAGAAAATTGAAACTTTAAAATCACCAGTAAAAGATGGTATTGGCATTGTGAGATATTTCTATGATAAAGATGATGATAGTTCAAAACAGGAACAATCTTTGATTTTGTTTGAAGAAGTTTATCGTCCTAATCAAGGTGTTGACTATGCCAATAAGAATGAAACTTTTGATGTGATGGCAGCAATTAGTGGAACAGTCACAAAGAAAACAAACGATCCAGTTTTAGGATGGGTTGTCACAATTACCAATAGTGATAAGATTTCTACAACTTATGAATCGTTATCAAAAGTTTCAGTAGAGCTTAATCAAGAAGTCAAGCAAGGAGATGTCATTGGTCAAAGTGGAGAGAATGTTTATGAAGCTGATTTGAAAAATCATTTACATTTTATTCTTCAAAAAGAAGATCAGTTATATAATCCAGAAAAGTTTATTGGACAGACATTAGATATGATTAAATAA